From Mauremys mutica isolate MM-2020 ecotype Southern chromosome 15, ASM2049712v1, whole genome shotgun sequence, one genomic window encodes:
- the LOC123350499 gene encoding NTPase KAP family P-loop domain-containing protein 1-like, whose product MLSVRLIFVFSLVPVAEFQTKEDVYCFALAKALYSVPTPVTVGFYAPWGHCKNLLLQKIQQYMVSESTKKDQQELQRTGKKQRGSSGRDLLKLLFLMIFYQPVLTEQQKQRKNVQHVFIHFSAWEYAGSDQLWAGLITTLCDGIENHFGLLPVSVYRAIRRKCGIIQRHGDQEWVSKKYLCLPLWAAVILVTVVAIGVGILLLVVGIPIGDVSGDAIAVVEGIGATAVGVSAAAAIRIAIMVVRNVIVTQKTQLERQMNRTDLSAQLGFMSSVKSEVRTVTRFLQFMEIFQRRKLQVVLEITHLDRCSPDKVVGVLDAMNILLSDYDAPFISILAVDPSIIVDCVENSMYMKGMANNGYEFLNRIVTLPFSVPRMDCDTKLRLIRDITERRKQQERDLEEEVGFQQDRKMEANSNFLSVPCCNSANHNAENPGADDSQIPLVVRTQEPGPGGYGKGIRAKDLIQEAFDYLLDDSLKEYMTDNVVQMRRIVNTITITIRLLASNVPKDEVCPKKVVDWVLLANQWPCRLSWVLQCIEDEEQRSSLGCCHGSPLPHDMFLWEVYEKYMEELDMLKGQMEKLLELDRDPELFHNFLCGRFRVKEAIFYLPYTVNLDLSLKRQMELQRGSHSLKRTKKFNRLTACTLLGMTVDDVCREMDTVGFKEENVQEYKQRLRDHNLNGRALVYSDNNEIKEALSMSLGEWTLFSIYFLGVLPQTSSSPSVASSVPLYVRQEAQKNMFGLRENVARGSRLSLNISREDLQEKR is encoded by the exons ATGCTCTCAGTGAGGCTGATCTTTGTGTTTTCCCTTGTCCCTGTTGCAGAGTTCCAGACCAAAGAGGACGTCTACTGCTTCGCCTTAGCAAAGGCCCTGTATAGCGTACCCACACCAGTGACTGTTGGGTTTTATGCACCATGGGGACACTGCAAAAACCTGCTCTTACAGAAAATCCAGC AGTATATGGTTAGCGAATCAACAAAGAAAGACCAGCAGGAACTTCAGCGGACGGGGAAAAAGCAGCGTGGGAGCTCTGGCCGGGATCTGCTCAAGCTCTTGTTTCTCATGATCTTCTATCAGCCGGTCCTGACggagcagcagaagcagagaaagaacGTCCAGCATGTCTTCATCCATTTCAGTGCCTGGGAGTATGCGGGCAGCGACCAGCTGTGGGCAGGCCTCATCACCACACTGTGTGATGGAATCGAAAACCACTTTGGTCTCCTACCCGTGAGCGTTTACAGGGCCATAAGAAGGAAATGTGGCATCATCCAGAGACATGGGGATCAGGAATGGGTTAGCAAGAAGTACCTCTGCCTCCCCCTGTGGGCTGCTGTGATCCTTGTGACCGTGGTAGCTATTGGGGTGGGCATTCTCCTCCTAGTGGTTGGGATCCCCATTGGGGATGTCTCGGGAGACGCAATAGCTGTCGTGGAGGGCATCGGAGCGACGGCCGTTGGCGTCTCTGCAGCCGCTGCCATTCGGATTGCCATCATGGTGGTACGAAACGTTATCGTTACCCAGAAGACCCAGCTGGAGAGACAGATGAATCGGACAGATCTCAGCGCTCAGCTGGGCTTCATGAGCAGCGTTAAAAGCGAAGTGAGGACAGTCACCAGGTTCCTTCAGTTCATGGAAATCTTCCAGCGGCGGAAGCTGCAGGTGGTGCTAGAGATCACCCACTTGGACAGGTGCAGCCCTGACAAGGTGGTCGGCGTCCTGGATGCCATGAACATCCTCCTCTCGGACTATGATGCTCCTTTCATCTCCATCCTGGCTGTCGACCCGAGCATCATCGTCGACTGCGTGGAAAACTCCATGTACATGAAGGGCATGGCCAACAACGGCTATGAGTTCTTAAACCGCATCGTCACCCTGCCCTTCTCTGTCCCTCGGATGGACTGTGACACCAAGTTGAGACTGATCAGGGACATCACCGAGCGCCGGAAGCAGCAAGAGAGAGACCTAGAGGAGGAGGTAGGCTTCCAGCAGGATCGCAAGATGGAAGCTAACTCCAACTTTCTCTCAGTCCCTTGCTGCAATTCTGCCAACCACAATGCAGAGAATCCAGGTGCAGATGACAGCCAGATACCTCTCGTAGTCAGAACCCAGGAACCAGGACCCGGTGGCTATGGGAAGGGCATCAGAGCCAAAGATCTCATTCAAGAAGCTTTTGACTACCTCCTGGATGACTCCTTGAAGGAATACATGACAGACAACGTGGTGCAGATGCGGCGGATTGTGAAcaccatcaccatcaccatcaGGCTCCTGGCAAGTAACGTCCCCAAGGACGAGGTGTGTCCAAAGAAAGTGGTGGACTGGGTGCTCCTTGCCAACCAGTGGCCATGTCGTCTGAGCTGGGTCTTGCAGTGCATCGAGGATGAGGAGCAGAGGAGCAGCTTGGGCTGCTGCCACGGAAGCCCACTCCCCCACGACATGTTCCTATGGGAGGTCTATGAGAAGTACATGGAAGAGCTGGACATGCTTAAAGGCCAGATGGAAAAACTTCTGGAACTGGACCGGGATCCTGAGCTCTTCCATAACTTCCTGTGCGGCAGGTTTCGGGTGAAGGAGGCCATCTTCTACTTGCCCTATACAGTCAACTTAGACCTGTCCTTGAAAAGGCAGATGGAGCTGCAACGCGGCAGTCACAGCCTGAAACGGACAAAGAAGTTCAACAGGCTCACCGCGTGCACCCTGCTGGGTATGACGGTGGATGATGTCTGCAGAGAG ATGGACACAGTTGGCTTTAAGGAAGAAAACGTCCAGGAGTATAAACAGAGGCTGAGGGACCATAATCTAAATGGACGTGCCCTGGTATACAGTGACAACAATGAAATCAAAGAAGCCCTCAGCATGAGCCTTGGCGAATGGACGCTCTTTAGCATATATTTCCTTGGAGTCCTTCCCCAGACGAGTTCATCCCCGTCTGTCGCATCCTCGGTCCCATTATATGTCAGGCAGGAGGCTCAAAAGAACATGTTTGGCTTAAGAGAGAATGTGGCTAGAGGGAGCAGGCTGTCTTTGAACATCTCCAGGGAAGATCTTCAGGAGAAGAGATAA
- the TMEM160 gene encoding transmembrane protein 160, producing the protein MGWWARAVGRAAGRFLRGAAGRRPSRGPRCSSSRASSSPPPPPPVSELDKADAWLLRKAHETGFLSWFRNGLLATGIGVISYVQSDMGREAAYGFFILGGICVSYGSASYLVSLFLLRRTMMLAFSTALLNGTVVTTVALFWLCAISLYIGRLEVEIIQEDSSDECQDTKKDDGKSDE; encoded by the exons ATGGGCTGGTGGGCGCGGGCTGTGGGGCGGGCGGCCGGGCGCTTCCTGCGGGGGGCGGCCGGGCGCAGGCCCTCCCGAGGGCCCCGGTGCAGCTCGAGCCGGGCCTCTTCCTccccgccgccgccccccccggTCTCGGAGCTGGACAAGGCGGACGCCTGGCTGCTCCGGAAGGCGCATGAGACGG GTTTCCTGTCCTGGTTTCGCAATGGCTTGCTGGCAACCGGCATCGGAGTAATTTCTTATGTTCAGAGCGACATGGGACGAGAGGCAGCTTATG GTTTCTTCATTCTCGGTGGGATTTGCGTTTCTTACGGCAGCGCCTCCTACCTTGTCAGCCTCTTCCTCCTCCGCCGCACCATGATGCTTGCTTTCTCCACGGCCCTGCTGAATGGCACGGTGGTCACAACGGTGGCGCTGTTCTGGCTGTGTGCCATCTCCCTCTACATCGGTCGCCTTGAGGTTGAGATCATACAGGAGGACAGTAGTGATGAATGCCAGGACACAAAAAAGGATGATGGGAAGTCGGACGAGTAA